The proteins below come from a single Miscanthus floridulus cultivar M001 chromosome 1, ASM1932011v1, whole genome shotgun sequence genomic window:
- the LOC136454607 gene encoding uncharacterized protein: MGLTAEVERVTAGATQPPPQRAKGVLESSEGRPVPADTGAVPLPPPPLSRTRDAVWKLLLPRLSRKRQAEAPTLVPLKVLKVSTSSTARWVVDAQAAMQCGAASARANPKELVTQGEATKAATKKAGEEVPTPWEAGATEGEAEAPRTFEAKVVEAGASRASEVEVVDAGAPRTTEAEVAEAGAPGTTKAKVVEARAPRTTEAEVVEAGLGTAEPAAQDAETESGQASEVADAEAASTAEQPTLTSGEGSSALVREALHTGVKRALAVVSSHYAGINLEAVSDGYIMAEDDEKAEEEVMKLVEVAESPSTTLARLFEEEVVPPTPTADAGDPEF; the protein is encoded by the exons ATGGGCTTGACAgcggaggtggagcgggtgacggCGGGGGCGACTCAACCGCCTCCGCAGAGGGCCAAGGGGGTGTTGGAGTCCAGTGAGGGCCGACCGGTACCGGCGGACACGGGGGCCGTGccactgccaccaccgccatTATCGAGGACAAGGGACGCGGTATGGAAGCTATTGCTTCCCCGtttgag CCGGAAGCGTCAGGCAGAAGCGCCCACCCTGGTGCCACTTAAGGTGCttaaggtgagcaccagctccaccgcccgatGGGTGGTGGACGCGCAGGCCGCCATGCAGTgtggcgcggcgtcggccagGGCTAACCCAAAGGAGCTAGtcacccaaggagaggctactAAGGCAGCCACGAAGAAGGCAGGGGAGGAGGTGCCTACGCCCTGGGAGGCTggggccaccgagggcgaggctgAGGCCCCTAGGACCTTCGAGGCCAAGGTGGTGGAGGCCGGGGCTTCTAGGGCTTCCGAAGTCGAGGTGGTAGACGCTGGggctcctaggaccaccgaggctgaggtggcggaggctggagcTCCTGGGACCACCAAGGCCAAGGTGGTGGAGGCCAGAgctcccaggaccaccgaggccgaggtggtggaGGCTGGCTTAGGCACGGCGGAGCCGGCGGCCCAGGATGCGGAGACAGAGTCGGGGCAAGCTTCG gaggtggcagatgccgaggcggccagcaccgcggaGCAGCCAACTCTGACTTCTGGAGAGGGGAGCTCAGCCCTCGTccgg GaggcgctgcatacgggcgtcaagcgcgccctggccgttgtctcctcgcactatgccggcatcaacctcgaggccgtcagcgacggttacatcatggctgaggatgatgagaaggccgaggaggaggtcatgaagttGGTGGAGGTGGCTGAGTCCCCTAGCACGACACTGGCtaggttgttcgaagaggaggtggttcctccaacgccgaccgccgacgctggcgaccctgagttttga
- the LOC136478751 gene encoding protein WRKY1-like: protein MKAMEVVEEANRAAVESCKKLVAVLSLSGADAFRPMPVAAETDEAVSRFGKVVAVLSDRLGHARARVAKRSPPAPPVDASCLLEYHPSLAVAPRHTPNAGPLLVSATSPPPPPPPPPPLTPPTSLPTSMTMRSAAALMTMRSQEAEAVAPAVLLLPPCASNVTLTPAPAKKFDRSMFLETSLLELNSCSVPPSPSPAMAVQKNSPRVLAAAVPPPNPCTSTPHIQFQPTGQFQPPQQQQAKKQKSFQFDQTPSGEQFHIEVPVPLPLPRAAPAGAKEVISFSFDNNSVCTSSAATSFFTSISSQLISMSDAATSSAARPATAKKVCGKGGDGSGVRCHCPKKKKPREKRVVRVPAISDKNADIPVDNYSWRKYGQKPIKGSPHPRGYYRCSSKKDCPARKYVERCRSDAAMLIVTYENDHNHAQPLDRSVLTTAANAEA, encoded by the exons ATGAAAGccatggaggtggtggaggaagCCAACCGGGCCGCCGTGGAGAGCTGCAAGAAGCTCGTCGCCGTTCTCTCGCTCTCCGGTGCCGACGCGTTCCGGCCTATGCCCGTGGCCGCGGAGACCGACGAGGCGGTCTCCCGGTTCGGCAAGGTGGTCGCCGTCCTGAGCGACAGGCTCGGCCATGCCAGAGCAAGGGTTGCCAAGAGGAGCCCGCCGGCGCCTCCCGTCGATGCGAGCTGCCTCTTGGAGTACCACCCGTCTCTGGCAGTGGCACCGCGCCACACTCCCAACGCCGGCCCCCTGCTGGTCAGTGctacttctcctcctcctcctcctccgccgccgccgcctctgacGCCGCCGACGTCGCTGCCAACTAGTATGACGATGCGAAGCGCTGCGGcgctgatgacgatgagaagCCAAGAAGCGGAGGCAGTGGCGCCGgcggtgctgctgctgccgccttgTGCCAGCAACGTGACATTGACGCCGGCCCCGGCCAAGAAGTTTGACAGGAGCATGTTCCTCGAGACGTCGCTGCTGGAGTTGAACTCTTGCAGCGTGCctccctcgccgtcgccggccatggcggtgcaGAAGAACAGCCCGAGAGTACTCGCGGCTGCTGTCCCCCCGCCCAATCCTTGCACCAGCACCCCTCACATCCAGTTCCAGCCCACCGGCCAGTTccagccgccgcagcagcagcaggcgaagAAGCAGAAGAGCTTCCAGTTCGACCAGACGCCGAGCGGAGAGCAGTTCCACATCGAGGTCCcggtgccgctgccgctgccccgTGCCGCCCCCGCCGGCGCCAAGGAGGTGATCAGCTTCAGCTTCGACAACAACTCGGTGTGCACGTCGTCGGCGGCGACGTCCTTCTTCACGTCCATCAGCAGCCAGCTGATCAGCATGTCGGACGCCGCGACGAGCTCCGCCGCCAGGCCCGCCACGGCGAAGAAGGTGTGCGGCAAGGGAGGAGACGGCAGCGGCGTGAGGTGCCATTGCCCGAAGAAAAA GAAGCCGAGGGAGAAGAGGGTGGTGAGGGTGCCGGCGATCAGCGACAAGAACGCCGACATCCCGGTGGACAACTACTCTTGGAGGAAGTATGGGCAGAAACCCATCAAAGGCTCTCCTCACCCAAG GGGATACTACAGGTGCAGCAGCAAGAAGGACTGCCCGGCGAGGAAGTACGTGGAGCGGTGCCGCAGCGACGCCGCCATGCTGATCGTCACCTACGAGAACGACCACAACCACGCGCAGCCGCTCGACCGCTCCGTGCTCACCACCGCCGCCAACGCGGAAGCTTGA